Proteins from one Rhinopithecus roxellana isolate Shanxi Qingling chromosome 20, ASM756505v1, whole genome shotgun sequence genomic window:
- the CEMP1 gene encoding LOW QUALITY PROTEIN: cementoblastoma-derived protein 1 (The sequence of the model RefSeq protein was modified relative to this genomic sequence to represent the inferred CDS: inserted 6 bases in 4 codons), producing the protein MPPAVPTLGPWPELKTSSELGKPRAGVLLECPGHSSPSLPDSEGAARGELRTGTSSTDSQQAGHRRCSACKALAENLTCLSLPVSPGXTAPLPGPTQAGAGQPLREGCVAVRAEVGIPAPHLSXVRIHNRRLLSWAAPGACGLRSTPCALPQALPQARPCXGRWFFPGCSLPTGEARTILSLWTWRHFLNWALQQREENSGRARHTPPVPRTAPVSKGEGGHPPQNPNGEKVKTTTPDLGLHQSLMSDPTVAILRARRAPEAPPPQSCSGSLTAXVCNMGVCQGQDTEDGRMTLMG; encoded by the exons ATGCCCCCTGCTGTGCCCACCCTGGGTCCCTGGCCTGAGCTCAAAACCAGCTCCGAGCTTGGGAAGCCCCGAGCCGGGGTGCTTCTAGAGTGCCCAGGCCACTCCTCCCCTTCACTTCCCGACAGTGAGGGCGCGGCAAGGGGCGAG TTGAGGACGGGCACATCAAGCACTGACAGCCAGCAAGCTGGGCACAGGCGCTGTTCAGCCTGTAAGGCATTGGCTGAGAACCTCACCTGCCTCTCCCTGCCTGTGAGCCCCG AGACAGCTCCTCTCCCAGGTCCAACACAGGCAGGCGCTGGGCAGCCACTTCGTGAGGGATGCGTGGCTGTCAGGGCAGAGGTGGGTATCCCTGCACCCCACCTCTC GGTCAGGATCCACAACCGTCGCCTGCTTTCCTGGGCTGCCCCTGGGGCTTGTGGGCTGAGATCAACCCCTTGTGCCTTGCCCCAGGCCCTCCCTCAGGCAAGGCCCT GTGGCAGGTGGTTCTTCCCTGGCTGTTCCCTTCCAACAGGCGAGGCCCGGACCATCCTATCGCTTTGGACCTGGAGACATTTCCTTAACTGGGCTTTGCAGCAGAGGGAAGAGaacagtggcagagccaggcacACACCTCCTGTACCCAGGACAGCACCCGTAAGCAAGGGGGAAGGGGGCCACCCACCCCAGAACCCAAATGGAGAGAAAGTCAAGACAACCACCCCTGATCTAGGGCTGCACCAATCCCTGATGTCTGACCCCACTGTGGCTATCCTCAGAGCCAGGAGGGCTCCAGAAGCCCCCCCGCCTCAAAGCTGTTCAGGGAGCCTCACGGC TGTTTGCAACATGGGTGTGTGCCAAGGCCAAGACACAGAAGATGGCAGGATGACACTAATGGGGTGA
- the AMDHD2 gene encoding N-acetylglucosamine-6-phosphate deacetylase yields MRGGQGAAEARVLQFTNCRILRGGKLLREDLWVRGGRILDPEKLFFEERRVADERRDCGGRILAPGFIDVQINGGFGVDFSQATEDVGSGVSLVARRILSHGVTSFCPTLVTSPPEVYHKVVPQIPVKSGGPHGAGVLGLHLEGPFISREKRGAHPEAHLRSFEANAFQDLLATYGPLDNVRIVTLAPELGHSHEVIRELTTRGICVSLGHSVADLRAAEDAVWSGATFITHLFNAMLPFHHRDPGIVGLLTSDRLPAGRCIFYGMIADGTHTNPAALRIAHRAHPQGLVLVTDAIPALGLGNGRHTLGQQEVEVDGLTAYVAGTKTLSGSIAPMDVCVRHFLQATGCSVESALEAASLHPAQLLGLEKSKGTLDFGADADFVVLDDSLHVQATYISGELVWQAEAARQ; encoded by the exons ATGCGCGGCGGACAGGGCGCGGCGGAGGCCCGGGTGCTCCAGTTCACTAACTGCCGGATTCTGCGCGGAGGGAAGCTGCTCAG GGAGGATCTGTGGGTGCGCGGAGGCCGCATCCTGGACCCGGAGAAGCTCTTCTTTGAGGAGCGGCGCGTGGCCGACGAGCGGCGGGACTGCGGGGGCCGCATCTTGGCGCCCGGCTTCATCGACGTGCAGATTAACG GTGGATTTGGTGTTGACTTCTCCCAAGCCACGGAGGACGTAGGTTCGGGGGTTTCCCTGGTGGCCCGGAGGATCCTGTCGCACGGCGTCACCTCCTTCTGCCCCACCCTGGTCACTTCCCCACCGGAGGTTTATCACAAG GTTGTTCCTCAGATCCCTGTGAAGAGTGGTGGTCCCCATGGGGCAGGGGTCCTCG GGCTGCACCTGGAGGGCCCCTTCATCAGCCGGGAGAAGCGGGGCGCGCACCCCGAGGCCCACCTCCGCTCCTTCGAGGCCAATGCCTTCCAGGACTTGTTGGCCACCTACGGGCCCCTGGACAATGTCCGCATCGTGACGCTGGCCCCGGAGCTGGGCCATAGCCACGAGGTGATCCGCGAGCTGACGACCCGTGGCATCTGCGTGTCCCTAG GGCACTCAGTGGCTGACCTGCGGGCGGCAGAGGATGCTGTGTGGAGCGGAGCCACCTTCATCACCCACCTCTTCAATGCCATGCTGCCT TTCCACCACCGCGACCCAGGAATCGTGGGGCTCCTGACCAGTGACCGGCTGCCCGCGGGCCGCTGCATCTTCTACGGGATGATCGCGGATGGCACACACACCAACCCCGCCGCCCTGCGGATCGCCCACCGCGCCCACCCCCAGG GGCTGGTGCTGGTCACTGATGCCATCCCTGCCTTGGGCCTGGGCAACGGCCGGCACACGCTGGGACAGCAGGAAGTGGAAGTGGACGGTCTGACGGCCTATGTAGCAG GAACCAAGACGCTGAGCGGCAGCATAGCCCCAATGGACGTCTGTGTCCGGCACTTCCTGCAGGCCACAG GCTGCAGCGTGGAGTCGGCCCTGGAGGCAGCATCCCTGCACCCCGCCCAGTTGCTGGGGCTGGAGAAGAGTAAGGGGACCCTGGACTTTGGTGCTGACGCAG ACTTCGTGGTGCTTGATGACTCCCTTCACGTCCAGGCCACCTACATCTCGGGTGAGCTTGTGTGGCAGGCGGAGGCAGCCAGGCAGTGA